The Citrifermentans bemidjiense Bem genome window below encodes:
- a CDS encoding substrate-binding domain-containing protein: MLTNRFIAVLMALAVIIVPGCSKEEPKKIDLGKRAVLKSEDRAKTGVIRIAVGGMITPKEGLAYYREFLDYIGNELGRPVEYVDSPNYEETNKMLENRELDAAIVCSGPYVDGHKKFGLELLAAPKAFGAPVYYSYIIVPKESSARALDDLKGKSFAFTDPLSNTGKLVPDYLLGKKGYNSNTFFSKTVYSGSHDKSIQAVAGALVDGAAVDSVIWEYLAKTKPELTGKTRIVLRSEPYAIPPFVVHPALDPAVKKKLRTILLTAHTNQRGKVILDKMMTESYVPIEDKAYDSVRNMKKWLAGEQKER, translated from the coding sequence GTGCTGACCAACCGGTTCATAGCTGTACTTATGGCTCTGGCTGTCATCATAGTCCCAGGATGCAGCAAAGAGGAACCGAAGAAGATCGATCTGGGCAAAAGGGCGGTCCTCAAAAGCGAAGACAGGGCGAAGACGGGGGTGATCCGCATCGCGGTAGGCGGGATGATAACTCCCAAGGAGGGACTCGCCTACTACCGCGAGTTCCTCGACTACATCGGCAACGAGCTCGGCAGGCCGGTCGAATACGTGGACTCGCCGAACTACGAGGAAACCAACAAGATGCTGGAGAACCGGGAACTCGACGCGGCCATCGTCTGCAGCGGCCCCTATGTCGACGGCCATAAGAAGTTCGGCCTGGAACTTCTGGCAGCACCCAAAGCCTTCGGGGCTCCCGTTTATTATTCCTACATCATCGTCCCCAAGGAGAGTTCCGCCAGAGCTCTGGACGACCTGAAAGGAAAGTCGTTCGCTTTCACGGATCCTCTCTCCAACACGGGGAAGTTGGTGCCCGACTACCTCCTCGGGAAGAAGGGGTACAACTCGAACACCTTCTTCAGCAAGACCGTCTATTCGGGCTCCCACGACAAGTCCATACAGGCCGTGGCCGGTGCCCTCGTCGACGGAGCTGCGGTGGACAGTGTCATCTGGGAATACCTGGCCAAGACAAAGCCCGAACTGACGGGTAAGACCCGGATCGTCCTCAGGTCCGAGCCTTACGCCATCCCGCCGTTCGTGGTCCATCCCGCACTGGATCCCGCAGTGAAGAAAAAACTCCGCACCATACTGCTCACCGCCCACACCAACCAAAGAGGGAAGGTAATCCTGGACAAGATGATGACCGAGAGCTATGTCCCCATAGAGGACAAGGCCTATGACTCGGTGCGCAACATGAAGAAATGGTTGGCCGGCGAGCAAAAGGAGCGATAG
- a CDS encoding DUF1003 domain-containing protein, with amino-acid sequence MIRPTLPPPYRHEHGPIKNANLVVTEQLTYGQKAADWIADKVGSWEFIIGQSTLLLIWATLNVTAWIRHWDPYPFILMNLVLSLQAAYTAPMIMMSQNRKADRDRIEAHIDYEINLKAEVEIKAILDNLDAQNIVIAQLHQMLEELTADKALNKTNARPESGT; translated from the coding sequence ATGATCCGCCCAACGCTTCCACCCCCCTACCGACACGAACACGGCCCGATAAAAAATGCCAACTTGGTTGTCACGGAACAGCTCACGTATGGTCAAAAAGCGGCCGACTGGATCGCCGACAAAGTGGGATCTTGGGAGTTCATAATCGGCCAGTCTACACTTCTCCTCATTTGGGCAACTCTGAACGTTACCGCTTGGATTCGGCATTGGGACCCGTATCCGTTTATCTTGATGAATCTTGTACTATCGCTGCAGGCTGCTTACACTGCCCCCATGATCATGATGAGTCAAAATCGAAAGGCGGATCGTGACCGCATCGAGGCTCACATCGATTATGAAATAAATCTGAAGGCTGAGGTTGAAATTAAAGCCATCTTGGACAATCTTGACGCCCAGAACATTGTGATAGCTCAACTACATCAGATGCTCGAAGAATTGACTGCCGACAAAGCGTTAAACAAGACGAACGCACGCCCAGAAAGCGGCACCTGA
- a CDS encoding substrate-binding domain-containing protein — MKHPFPFHMMIIGLCFLAGCATAHKNSNDADTIHIGGGDAALTEVIAPVIETFEEENPSLHLITLQSKPGTELAALESGSLDAVVSTVSLERLLMRAAETGSAPAGALFREVPIGRNQTVVFLNDIKIKKLSKKQLKAIFTGKITNWKKVGGPNRRIVVVWSPAADAENELFIREILQRERITANFVPVASAEEMRKRVLETPGAIGIGPDALVSYGVRVPGSPKIASSVMLITKGEPSPELQKLLELIKDAAFLP; from the coding sequence ATGAAACACCCATTTCCATTCCACATGATGATCATCGGTTTATGCTTTCTCGCGGGATGCGCTACCGCTCATAAGAACTCGAATGATGCCGATACCATCCACATCGGCGGCGGCGATGCCGCATTGACCGAGGTGATCGCTCCGGTTATCGAAACCTTCGAGGAGGAGAACCCGTCGCTGCACCTGATTACGCTGCAGAGCAAGCCGGGAACGGAACTGGCGGCTCTTGAGAGCGGCTCCCTCGATGCCGTCGTCTCCACCGTCAGCCTGGAAAGACTGCTCATGCGCGCAGCTGAAACCGGATCGGCGCCGGCCGGAGCGCTCTTCCGGGAGGTCCCCATCGGCAGGAATCAGACCGTCGTCTTTCTCAACGACATCAAGATCAAAAAGCTGAGCAAGAAGCAGCTAAAGGCCATCTTCACCGGCAAGATCACCAACTGGAAGAAAGTCGGCGGCCCCAACCGGCGCATCGTCGTGGTCTGGTCTCCGGCAGCCGACGCGGAGAACGAGCTCTTCATCCGTGAGATTCTCCAGCGCGAGCGCATCACGGCCAATTTCGTTCCGGTCGCGAGCGCGGAGGAGATGAGGAAGAGAGTGCTGGAGACCCCCGGCGCCATCGGCATAGGTCCCGACGCGCTGGTTTCTTACGGGGTGCGCGTCCCCGGCAGCCCGAAGATTGCCTCCTCGGTCATGCTGATCACCAAGGGAGAGCCTTCGCCGGAGCTGCAGAAGCTGCTCGAATTGATCAAGGACGCAGCATTTCTCCCCTGA
- a CDS encoding YggT family protein: MILLANILLALAKIVELASGVLTIYKYILLASVIISWINADPYNPIVNFIYRVTEPALQRIRRYMPNTGMLDLSPLVLFVLIYLVQIIVFDTAYTYLMLFSNQLKGQAL, from the coding sequence ATGATACTGCTAGCCAACATTCTCTTGGCCCTTGCAAAGATAGTAGAGCTGGCAAGCGGTGTTCTCACCATCTATAAATACATACTGCTGGCAAGCGTCATCATCTCCTGGATCAACGCGGATCCCTACAACCCCATCGTGAACTTCATCTACCGCGTCACGGAACCGGCTTTGCAACGGATCCGCCGCTACATGCCCAACACCGGAATGCTCGACCTGTCGCCGCTGGTGCTCTTCGTCCTCATCTACCTGGTGCAGATCATCGTCTTCGACACCGCTTACACTTATCTGATGCTCTTCAGCAACCAACTCAAGGGACAGGCTCTATGA
- a CDS encoding DivIVA domain-containing protein has translation MKISPMDIQQQQFKGKMLGGLDPEDVDSFLQSVAGEMEELIRENNDLKERLNRNAQAMAEMEAREVQLRETMLAAQRITEEMKANAQKEAHLIVSEAELKGERIVAEAENRLLQLNNQIQELKREKVQFESGFKALLDNYYKLLALDQ, from the coding sequence ATGAAAATATCCCCCATGGACATCCAGCAGCAGCAGTTCAAGGGAAAGATGCTGGGAGGGCTCGACCCTGAGGACGTGGATTCTTTCCTGCAGTCGGTCGCCGGCGAAATGGAGGAGCTCATCAGGGAGAACAACGACCTGAAGGAGCGCCTGAATCGCAACGCCCAGGCCATGGCCGAGATGGAGGCGCGCGAGGTGCAGTTGCGCGAGACCATGCTGGCCGCCCAGCGCATCACCGAGGAGATGAAGGCGAACGCCCAGAAGGAGGCGCACCTGATCGTTTCCGAGGCGGAGCTTAAAGGGGAGCGGATCGTGGCGGAAGCGGAAAATAGGCTGCTTCAGCTCAACAACCAGATCCAGGAACTCAAAAGGGAGAAGGTTCAGTTCGAAAGCGGCTTCAAGGCCCTCTTGGACAACTACTACAAGCTCCTCGCACTCGATCAATGA
- a CDS encoding DUF167 domain-containing protein yields MSEELRVTATPEGLLFTVHVQPRASRSEICGAKEGELRLRLTSPPVEDAANKQCVELIAKTLGVAKSKVSIKSGAKSRHKVVKVEGVDHDALLSLLKIQ; encoded by the coding sequence ATGAGCGAAGAGCTAAGGGTAACCGCGACGCCGGAGGGGCTCCTTTTTACCGTGCACGTGCAGCCCAGGGCCTCGCGCAGTGAGATCTGCGGCGCCAAGGAGGGGGAACTGAGGCTCAGGCTCACCTCGCCCCCGGTCGAGGACGCCGCCAACAAGCAGTGCGTCGAGCTGATCGCCAAGACCCTCGGGGTGGCGAAGTCGAAGGTGAGCATCAAGTCCGGGGCCAAGTCCAGGCACAAGGTGGTCAAAGTGGAAGGGGTCGACCATGACGCGCTCCTCTCACTACTTAAAATACAGTAA
- a CDS encoding CBS domain-containing protein: protein MKARDIMVTDVPSISVRTTVGEAVRIMKSNFGDESFMNAAPGLIVLNDRGGLAGILTPLSIITALMDGASEDKSDSAFFASLCDRIKDLPISDIMEHQPISVTQDARVSDVAHLFLTHRFQRVPVVDGKKVVGIIYRSRLLFAMTKGLESDAP from the coding sequence ATGAAGGCAAGAGACATTATGGTGACGGACGTGCCGTCGATTTCGGTCAGGACGACGGTGGGCGAGGCGGTCCGGATCATGAAAAGCAACTTCGGAGACGAGAGCTTCATGAACGCCGCGCCCGGGCTTATCGTGCTGAACGACCGCGGCGGGCTTGCCGGCATCCTTACCCCGCTCAGCATCATCACCGCCCTCATGGACGGCGCCTCGGAGGACAAATCCGATTCCGCCTTCTTCGCCTCCCTGTGCGACAGGATCAAGGACCTCCCCATCTCGGACATCATGGAGCACCAGCCGATCTCGGTGACCCAGGACGCCCGGGTGAGCGACGTGGCGCACCTCTTCCTCACGCACCGCTTCCAGAGGGTCCCGGTGGTGGACGGCAAAAAGGTGGTGGGAATCATCTACCGCTCACGCCTGCTCTTCGCCATGACCAAGGGCCTTGAGTCGGATGCCCCTTGA
- a CDS encoding FmdB family zinc ribbon protein, with the protein MPLYEYHCKSCDQTFELRQKFSDAPASECPACGGSVEKLISQSGFSLKGGGWYGDGYGGSKAAPAAPACPSGGNCAGCPSAS; encoded by the coding sequence ATGCCACTTTACGAGTATCACTGCAAAAGCTGCGATCAAACCTTTGAGTTGCGCCAGAAGTTCTCCGACGCGCCCGCTTCCGAGTGCCCCGCCTGCGGCGGCTCGGTGGAAAAGCTCATCTCCCAGTCCGGGTTCTCCCTCAAGGGGGGGGGCTGGTACGGCGACGGCTACGGCGGTTCGAAAGCTGCCCCGGCCGCCCCGGCTTGTCCGTCCGGCGGTAACTGCGCCGGTTGCCCTTCGGCTTCCTAA
- the folD gene encoding bifunctional methylenetetrahydrofolate dehydrogenase/methenyltetrahydrofolate cyclohydrolase FolD, with the protein MAKIIDGKAIAAKIRAEISAEAAQLKQKGIVPGLAVVLVGEDPASKVYVSMKEKACADVGIFSDEYKLSADTGEAELLALIDKLNHDPKIHGILVQLPLPKQINTERVLEAISPDKDADGFHPYNVGRLVIGKPLFQPCTPYGVMVMLKEAGVELSGKEVVVVGRSNIVGKPVAFMCLQQNATVTLCHSKTRDLAAKVSQADVVIAAVGVPEMIKGAWIKEGAVVIDVGVNRVGEKKLVGDVEYAAASERASAITPVPGGVGPMTITMLLQNTLESAKRGL; encoded by the coding sequence ATGGCTAAAATCATCGACGGCAAGGCCATCGCGGCGAAGATCCGTGCTGAAATCAGCGCGGAAGCGGCTCAACTGAAACAAAAGGGGATCGTTCCGGGTCTCGCCGTGGTGCTGGTCGGAGAGGATCCCGCCAGCAAGGTCTATGTCTCCATGAAAGAAAAGGCATGCGCCGACGTGGGGATTTTTTCCGACGAATACAAGCTTTCCGCCGACACCGGCGAGGCGGAGCTTCTGGCGCTGATCGACAAGCTGAACCACGACCCGAAGATCCACGGCATCCTGGTGCAGCTCCCGCTTCCCAAGCAGATCAACACCGAGCGCGTGCTGGAGGCGATCTCCCCGGACAAGGACGCCGACGGCTTCCACCCCTATAACGTCGGGCGCCTGGTGATCGGCAAGCCGCTCTTCCAGCCCTGCACCCCCTACGGCGTGATGGTGATGCTGAAGGAGGCGGGGGTCGAGCTTTCAGGGAAGGAAGTGGTCGTGGTCGGCCGCTCCAACATCGTGGGCAAGCCCGTGGCCTTCATGTGCCTGCAGCAAAACGCCACCGTGACCCTGTGCCATTCGAAGACCCGCGACCTGGCCGCGAAGGTGTCCCAGGCCGACGTGGTCATCGCCGCGGTCGGGGTGCCGGAGATGATCAAGGGGGCCTGGATCAAGGAGGGCGCCGTGGTGATCGACGTCGGCGTGAACCGGGTGGGCGAGAAGAAGCTTGTAGGGGACGTGGAATACGCCGCGGCCAGCGAGCGCGCCTCGGCCATCACGCCGGTCCCCGGCGGCGTCGGCCCCATGACCATCACCATGCTGCTGCAGAACACGCTTGAGTCCGCCAAGAGGGGTCTCTAG
- the galU gene encoding UTP--glucose-1-phosphate uridylyltransferase GalU — protein MRVKKAVFPVAGLGTRFLPATKSTPKEMLPLIDKPLVQYVVEEAVASGIEQILFVTGRGKRAIEDHFDISFELESLLYEKGKDQELHQVRKIAEMANIFFVRQKEALGLGHAILCAKEFIGDEPFAVLLGDDIIDAQQPCLSQLLETYESYRSPVLALEQVPIETISSYGCVRANHLANRAFEVLDLVEKPPVAEAPSDLAIIGRYILTPGIFPILENQEPGKGGEIQLTDAIKTLSREESIYGCRFDGIRHDCGDKLGFLKATVDMALKRDEFNGEFLAFLRKRLGC, from the coding sequence ATGCGCGTTAAGAAGGCCGTTTTCCCCGTCGCCGGTCTCGGCACCAGGTTTTTGCCCGCGACCAAATCGACTCCCAAGGAGATGCTGCCGCTCATAGACAAGCCGCTGGTCCAGTACGTGGTGGAGGAGGCGGTCGCGTCCGGCATCGAGCAGATCCTCTTCGTCACCGGACGCGGCAAGAGGGCGATCGAGGATCACTTCGACATCTCCTTCGAGCTGGAATCGCTTCTCTACGAGAAAGGGAAGGACCAGGAACTGCACCAGGTGCGTAAGATCGCGGAGATGGCCAACATCTTCTTCGTGCGCCAGAAGGAGGCGCTGGGGCTTGGCCACGCCATCCTCTGCGCCAAGGAATTCATCGGCGACGAGCCTTTCGCCGTCCTTTTGGGCGACGACATCATCGACGCGCAACAGCCCTGCCTGTCCCAGCTCCTGGAGACCTACGAGAGCTACCGCTCTCCCGTACTGGCCCTGGAGCAGGTTCCCATCGAGACCATCTCCTCCTACGGCTGCGTACGCGCGAACCACCTGGCCAACCGCGCCTTCGAGGTGCTCGATCTGGTGGAGAAGCCGCCGGTCGCCGAGGCCCCGTCGGATCTCGCCATCATCGGCCGCTACATACTCACCCCGGGGATCTTCCCGATCCTGGAGAACCAGGAGCCGGGGAAGGGTGGGGAGATTCAGCTCACCGACGCCATCAAGACGCTCTCGCGCGAGGAGTCGATCTACGGCTGCCGTTTCGACGGCATACGCCACGACTGCGGGGACAAGCTGGGATTTTTGAAGGCGACGGTGGATATGGCGCTGAAAAGGGACGAGTTCAACGGGGAGTTTCTGGCGTTTTTAAGGAAGAGGCTTGGCTGCTAA
- a CDS encoding TonB family protein — protein sequence MSDRYVEKNFLYLLLFSALLHVGAFLIITTLPQEQPKTAPEPTFVDLTDLPDLQPQPKLPKKAAPKTEIKRYAETPQRVAKEMAPKAKGAFDRLTPSLPRLPNLRPAPPGSALPAPQPEETAKAPVSRGEGILKPRAQQLPDRSRLFPSANRLARLEESYREKYRSEVEEGETRFLNTEDIQFGSFLRRLETAVYGVWHYPQAALLRGIEGTTPVKITFNRKGEIVNIDLLESSGSKILDDEVFRALNALGPIGSFPKGYRGETFKLIAFFHYGNGGGRLR from the coding sequence ATGTCAGATAGATACGTCGAGAAAAATTTCCTCTATTTGCTGCTTTTTTCGGCACTACTCCACGTAGGTGCCTTTTTAATTATCACGACCCTGCCCCAAGAACAACCCAAAACAGCTCCAGAGCCAACTTTCGTCGACCTGACCGACCTCCCGGACCTGCAGCCCCAGCCGAAGCTGCCGAAAAAAGCGGCACCCAAAACGGAGATCAAGAGGTATGCGGAGACGCCGCAGCGGGTGGCGAAGGAGATGGCACCCAAAGCAAAGGGCGCGTTCGACAGGCTGACGCCGTCGCTGCCGCGCCTGCCCAACTTGCGCCCCGCCCCCCCAGGATCCGCCCTGCCTGCGCCGCAGCCGGAGGAGACGGCCAAAGCGCCGGTTTCGCGCGGCGAGGGGATCCTGAAGCCGCGCGCTCAGCAGCTGCCCGACCGTTCCCGCCTCTTCCCCAGCGCCAACAGGCTCGCCCGACTGGAGGAGAGCTACCGGGAGAAGTACAGGAGCGAGGTCGAGGAGGGAGAGACCCGCTTCCTCAACACCGAGGACATCCAGTTCGGTTCCTTCCTGCGCCGCCTGGAAACCGCGGTCTACGGCGTCTGGCATTACCCGCAGGCGGCGCTTTTGCGCGGCATCGAAGGGACCACGCCGGTCAAGATCACCTTCAACAGGAAAGGAGAGATCGTCAACATCGACCTCCTGGAGAGTTCCGGGAGCAAGATCCTCGACGACGAGGTATTCAGGGCCTTGAACGCGCTGGGCCCCATCGGCTCCTTCCCCAAGGGGTACCGCGGCGAAACCTTCAAGCTGATCGCCTTCTTCCACTACGGCAACGGCGGCGGCAGGCTCCGTTAG
- a CDS encoding electron transfer flavoprotein subunit beta/FixA family protein, with protein MLVVVCVKQVPDTTQVQIDPVTNTLIREGVPFIVNPYDTHAVEEGLRFKDRFGFKVVAISMGPPNAEATLRKALALGVDRAVLLSDRVFGGADTLATSKVLAAAIEKLGEEEEVGVVICGKQTIDGDTAQVGPGIATRLKLAQLTLVDRVDELEPAAKKIKVSRKLEGRHEHVEAPLPVLLTVVRELNRPRYPTVAMRLDSADAKVELWDNSVLGLDVNTIGLKGSPTWVSRIFSPERAKGEMLGDGARDPDGAAQLLIDKMMEKDLLAL; from the coding sequence ATGCTGGTAGTTGTCTGTGTGAAGCAAGTCCCCGATACAACGCAGGTACAGATCGACCCCGTCACCAACACCCTGATCCGCGAGGGTGTTCCCTTCATCGTAAATCCCTACGATACCCATGCCGTAGAAGAGGGCCTGCGCTTCAAGGACCGCTTCGGCTTCAAGGTGGTCGCCATCTCCATGGGGCCGCCGAACGCCGAGGCTACCCTGAGAAAGGCGCTGGCGCTAGGCGTCGACCGAGCCGTGCTCCTCTCCGACCGCGTCTTTGGCGGCGCCGATACGCTGGCGACCAGCAAGGTGCTGGCGGCTGCCATCGAGAAGCTTGGCGAGGAGGAAGAGGTCGGGGTGGTCATCTGCGGCAAGCAGACCATCGACGGCGACACCGCCCAGGTCGGCCCCGGCATCGCCACGAGGCTTAAGTTGGCCCAGCTCACCCTGGTGGACCGGGTCGACGAACTGGAGCCTGCCGCGAAGAAGATCAAGGTATCCCGGAAGCTCGAAGGAAGGCACGAGCACGTCGAGGCGCCGCTTCCGGTGCTCCTCACCGTGGTTAGAGAGCTGAACCGCCCGCGCTACCCGACTGTCGCCATGCGCCTGGATTCGGCCGACGCCAAGGTGGAGCTCTGGGACAACTCGGTGCTCGGCCTAGACGTCAACACCATCGGTCTTAAAGGTTCCCCGACCTGGGTGAGCCGGATCTTTTCGCCGGAGCGCGCCAAGGGGGAGATGCTTGGCGACGGCGCCCGCGATCCGGACGGCGCGGCGCAGCTTTTGATCGACAAGATGATGGAGAAGGACCTTCTCGCGCTCTAG
- a CDS encoding electron transfer flavoprotein subunit alpha — translation MTEAVKKPKKPRGKAAVLEGRCIACGARCQSACPVDAIQMNEAGEPVIDASKCIGCVKCVKVCPAQAIEMAFTPEEKRILDELAAAAAGAPPEEELDPEEAALREKLAAYRGVWVFIEQTEGEAAKVSWELLGKGKELAAARNCPLSAVVMGDQVEHLCRQAMGYGAETVYLMDAPVLRHYRTEAYQKSLCALVEKYKPEVILMGATGLGRDLAGVVATVLATGLTADCTGLSIDKGNLMQTRPAFGGNIMATIVCDKFRPQMSTVRPHVMPMPEFDASLKGEIVREPVPVAEDEVQVKVLDILMDKGGSKVDIAGAEFIISGGRGMMAKENFGLLEELAEVLGGVVGASRSAVDAGWMPQDRQVGQTGKTVRPKVYIACGISGAIQHLVGMQDSDVVIAINRDPEAPIFEVASYGIVGDLFQVIPSLTAKLKALKGARSGA, via the coding sequence ATGACTGAAGCTGTGAAGAAACCGAAGAAGCCGCGCGGCAAAGCGGCAGTGCTGGAAGGGCGCTGCATCGCCTGCGGCGCCCGCTGCCAGAGCGCCTGCCCGGTCGACGCCATCCAGATGAACGAGGCGGGAGAGCCGGTCATAGACGCGTCCAAGTGCATCGGCTGCGTCAAATGCGTCAAGGTCTGCCCCGCGCAGGCCATAGAGATGGCCTTCACCCCGGAAGAGAAGCGGATCCTGGACGAGCTGGCGGCGGCTGCCGCGGGAGCTCCGCCCGAGGAGGAGCTCGACCCGGAGGAGGCCGCTTTAAGGGAGAAGCTTGCCGCCTATCGCGGCGTCTGGGTCTTCATCGAGCAGACCGAGGGGGAGGCCGCCAAGGTCTCCTGGGAGCTCCTGGGGAAGGGAAAGGAGCTGGCTGCGGCCCGTAACTGCCCGCTTTCCGCGGTGGTGATGGGGGACCAGGTGGAGCACCTCTGCCGCCAGGCGATGGGGTACGGGGCCGAGACGGTCTACCTCATGGACGCGCCGGTCTTGCGCCACTACCGCACCGAGGCGTACCAGAAGAGCCTTTGCGCGCTGGTCGAGAAGTACAAGCCGGAGGTGATCCTGATGGGCGCCACCGGGCTTGGGCGCGACCTCGCGGGTGTGGTGGCCACCGTGCTCGCCACGGGTCTTACCGCCGACTGCACCGGCCTTTCCATCGATAAAGGGAACCTGATGCAGACCCGCCCCGCTTTCGGCGGCAACATCATGGCCACCATCGTCTGCGACAAGTTCCGCCCCCAGATGTCCACGGTGAGGCCGCACGTGATGCCGATGCCGGAATTCGACGCGAGCCTCAAGGGTGAGATCGTGCGCGAGCCGGTCCCGGTAGCCGAGGACGAAGTCCAGGTGAAGGTGCTCGACATCCTGATGGACAAAGGGGGCTCCAAGGTGGACATCGCCGGCGCCGAGTTCATCATCTCCGGCGGTAGGGGGATGATGGCGAAGGAAAACTTCGGACTGCTCGAGGAGCTGGCAGAGGTCTTGGGCGGGGTGGTGGGCGCGTCCAGAAGCGCGGTCGACGCGGGGTGGATGCCCCAGGACCGGCAGGTGGGGCAGACCGGGAAGACCGTGCGCCCCAAGGTCTACATCGCCTGCGGCATCTCCGGCGCCATCCAGCACCTGGTGGGGATGCAGGATTCCGACGTGGTGATCGCCATCAACCGCGATCCGGAGGCCCCCATCTTCGAGGTGGCAAGCTACGGGATCGTCGGCGACCTGTTCCAGGTGATCCCTTCGCTGACCGCGAAGCTCAAAGCGCTCAAGGGAGCAAGGTCAGGGGCCTGA